The following is a genomic window from Solanum lycopersicum chromosome 6, SLM_r2.1.
CACAATTCCATAATAGTAGAAGatctattattttaattatctatgttgaaagttttatattggttttatttttatttgatctaAAAGTATGTATTATAATTagtaacataatatataaataaaaataaatattatcaatatgagtatgataatttaagaaatatCTAGCAAATACATTCaaacaatttcataaattaaattactcaATATGAAAATTCACCTTAAAATAGGTAAGATCCTTCATATAATACGAATCGTATGAAGATTTAAAGATTCTTCgtaatttacaaaattttcaaaatcttttataatttataaaaatttcaagttcttTCATATATTACGATAATTTCATTTCTAATTTTATCATGCAATTTCATAATAATAGAAGATCTACTCTCATATAGTTTATCCACTTGCATTTTCATTATCCATAGGCAGGAATTTTAGTTATCAAAAATTACTTTAATCCTCATTAATCACGTAAGCAAACGAATTTTTAGTAATAAAAGAGTAATTATCGTTCCACGTAACATGATAAAATGGAGGGTACCAGCATTTAGGTCTTATGGTCCATCAAACACCAACGTGTCCtttcacattttttaatttctgtCATTGCACAGCTGTCCATTTCTTTATGGGCCACGTATACTTAATCTTACATTTTTAATCTCAAAATTAACTTAATGTCTGACTAATATGATTTGTTTAGAGTTGAAACAAATGACGGGAAGGGTATTAGGTGGCGTCTCAGtcaaaaaatttgattaattcaaccaaacattAGGAAAGaaccttcttttatttttcaactaaCTCAAATCATTTTCTTCCCGCGAGAAATTATTCTCTAACCAATAACCAAACgaacataatttaaaaatatttttatgcatattATCAAGTATTTATAACAATAGATGCTTACAATTATATTACATCATATAACCATATAAATTAGCTTCAATAAGCGGGGGTGAACTCAGCGTTATCCGTCAAATGTTCAAGCATCAATTAATCTCGTCTTGAAATATGTATATGTCTATATAGAAATAAAGATATATCTGTATAAAATTAACTAGAGCACccaattaacaaataatttgaCTGATTTATTGACTCTTGAGTAGGcgcttaaattttttttagtgttgttGAGCCTGAGTTCAAATCTCACTATTTAAATCTTACAACCTTAAAATTCCTAATTCTGTCACTGTCAGTAAGTCCAAGACCTCAAGCGTGTATTCTCAAACACACATCAAATAGATAAGTGAACTCTACAAAATATATCAtctttttttaggaaaaaaagataaacatatcccgaactatcgtaaatgggtAGATACCCTCCGTCATATTTTTGGATATGATGTCGCTATTGTGCAAAAATGCGAAATATATATCCTTTACACTAATAGAtatacacgtgtcataatcttatctaCTGACTCGACATTTATCAATTAAGAAATATCATAAtcgaaatatatctaaataaaatttattgagaCATATCGTAATTCGAGCATATCCAAATAAAATTAGACACAATAATGTTGAAGAGACATGTATGTGTGTATAGTATAGTATGTACATAATCTCTCTATAATGGGCTATGTGCATCCACCCTATGAATAGCTGGCCATTATTGAGGAATTTTCCCTTTATATATAATCTGAGTCTTCCTTGTTAAATCATTACTTTACTCTTACAGAGAAGAGAAAAACACTCAAAaaagtttggaagaaaaaaaaatggaaacttTTTCTCATCTATCATCAAGATCCAGGTCTTGTGAGAGCTTTTTTAATGATGGTGTTGAGCAAATACCAGGGGAAGTAGTgggagaggaagaagaagaagaagaacaaatggAGGAGATTACCAACACACCACAAAGTGGATGGTTTAGGAATGTTGAGGAGCCATGGTTGAATAGTAGAtctcaaaagaagaagaaaaatcaagtgTTTCTTGAAGGGTATGTAGAAAATTCAGATGAAGATGAATTAGGGAGGACAAAGAGTTTGACTGATGATGATTTAGAGGAGCTTAAAGGGTGTTTAGATCTTGGTTTTGGTTTCAGTTATGATGAAATTCCTGAGCTTTGTAATACTTTACCAGCTCTTGAACTTTGCTATTCTATGAGCCAAAAGTACCTTGATGAACAGCAAAAGTGTTCTGATGCTATGTCTGATACTGGTTCTTCTGGATCTGGTCATGTTGCTAATTGGAAGATCTCTAGTCCTGGTGAGTCTTTTTTTCCCCCCTCTCTCTAGGGTTTTGTATCTGTAACAAGGGTTTGTGAAAAATCTTGTTTTTCTAGTTAGATTCTTGTTAAAAAGCTTTCATTTTTATGTAGTAAAGGTGGAGTCTTTGGAGTTATAAACTCTTTGTTCCTTAACTTTTATGCTTTTGTGTTACAAAAGACTATACCCCAAaaggagaaaatgaaaaaaaaaaaagggatctTTTTGTTATGTGTTTCTTGTTTTTTGTTGGTTGGGAAGGTGAAGATGatgaaaaatcttcaatttgTTGCTCAATTGTCACTAATGTTGATACATTTTGTAATACCTCAGGTGATGATCCTGAAGATGTGAAAGCAAGGCTGAAATACTGGGCTCAAGCTGTGGCATGCACTGTTAAATTATGTaactaaaaagggaaaaatggaagccAAGAAAAGCTTAATGCAAGATGAGAGGGGAAATGAAATGATCTTTTCTTCATATGAAAGAGTACTTGTGCTGTGGTCTCTTTGCCTGGATcctgaaaaaaaaaaggctaTGGCCACAAGGCCAAGAAGAAGGTACCTCATGCTTTACCTGAAGATAGATTCAAAAAGAATCATGTCCATGATGGGTAGGCAAAGTTTAATCAAAATCCCAAAGTAGATGAAGAGGAAGGAAGAGATGTTTCAGGGCTAAAAGATTAACCAACACATGGACTAAAATCGATATAACTTTGTGTATCAGTTTTAGTCCCAAGATTGCAATTCTTCTTcatgttttaattttgttttcttatgtaATGCTGATCAAAATACTGTTCTTGGTTATTAATAAATCAAGTTTCTTCCTTGTTATATGTTCTCTTTTTGAGTAACAGAACTCAATCGCGTTTATCAATCAATCTACTTACATGTCAGATACGtttcgataatgttccaacagTATCTTTGAAACTTTTAACCGAAAGTCTTTTTACTccaaaggataaaaaaaaatgaagcatatTCTAAGATATCCTTGCAAGTTGTGGTTAATTGGTAATTCTGTGAAGGAATCAAATCTCTAATAGAACTTTGTAAAAACAGTTGTTAGTTGTTGTCGTGTGTTTAAGATTTGACGGTAAAAAAATTTCTTGCACAATAGCACACAATCTTTCTCCCGAATAGTCAAAGCTTAGTGTACTGTAGTTCTTCCATGTGACATATGGCCACAAAATAAAGTAGTTCGTTATGCGTATCTTTAATTTAAagccataaaattaaaaaacgtAGCAAATCACCCTATCTTTGCGTGGAGTGGCAAATGAACATTCCTCAGTACTTGAAAATCTTGAAACACATTTTAAGAAATTGTTCTCATTAAGCAGCAAAAAACTCAACCTCATTTCTAGAGCAATGAGAGTCATCATATTTCGTAGAACAACGAATATCATCGTTCATAGCACCAACAATAATCAGTTTACCTACGCAAGACATCCTGCACACAacttatttcttattattaagGCGATAACATACTTGTATATCGAGCAACTACAGTCCCGAGTCATTAAAACAACTACTATGCAACTTTTATTACAAATTCATGGCAATGAACGAGTTTACACAACCAAAGTACATCAACAAGGAAAAACTAAGGGGGTGGGGTACAAGCTCGCTTGTTTCGTAGGCagggaagaaggaaaaagataGAACCATGAAAGCACTTCCAACTGAAGGTCAATACATATGCTGAACTTTCACACCTGTAGTGCTCAAGCCACACCCAACAGATTTTTTATGTCTTTCTGTAAAAGGACAAGAAAGAGGAAAAATTAGTAACATATACAGAGAAAAGAAGGTTTCATAAATGTTTATCTCAATCTGGTTCTTGGATTTTACTAATATTTCTCTATCTAATGAAACATAATATTCGTAGACTGGTAATCTTCATTATGTTACTTCTGCAGtatatcattataataatgatgGAAATTCGAGAAAGGTAGAATATGAATGAACAAACGAAAAACAGTTGAAGTTTTACCTCAAACTGAAGAGGTGGTGTCTTGGGTGCATATCGTTCCACAACCTTTCCTTCTTTGTCCACAAGGAATTTGGTGAAGTTCCACTTGACAGCACTTCCAAGGAAACCGCCTTTTTCTGATTTCAAGAACTTGTAAAGTGGTGCAGCATTATCCCCGTTCACATCAATCTGTGGAATCAAATAACTTCCTTAAATGACATGGAGTTTATgacaatatatatacacacgtGACGTAGCAACTGAGAATACAAAGGGAGATAGTGATGAGTTTCATCTTTGGATGGTTTCTGAGTTTCATATTCTGTTCTATGGCTTATTCGGTAGCAAGTTTTATTAGAAGAAAGAGGAGATAAGAAATAGAGAGACAAGGCACAATCTTGGTGCAGTTCTCCAATTATGAAACAAATACCTATTTACTTGTTCgagtaaaaacaaaaaagagaggaCAGGAATATAGTGGGTTGATAGAGATACATGCTCAGAAAATGCATATCAGGGCTGAACAGAATGATACAACTAACTTTTGCACAAAGCTTCCAAAGTTTGGACTGTTCACAGAGCAACTTAAAAGTAGTTTGCAACTTATATTACGTTCTCTGATAATAACTTCATAAATCTTTTTATAGATGTTCAGAGGTTGCAAGACAACCTTTAAAAGAACAATAGAGACTCTGCAGAGAACATGTATCCACACTAGAATACCCAAAGTTTTATGCAGTTTCAATAGTATAGTTCAACAGTATATCACCAGAAATTGATCAGAaggtaaaaataaattgttgatTCTTGAGACGCTAATATTGTTGGGGTGAAGAAATTCTTATGTGCAGTACCGCATAATATGCTGcgatcaagtttttttttttaaaagcattCAAAGATGAGAGCTACCAGTCATCTGGAAAATGATTCAAAATTATACGGTTTTGGGCTGTCATACAGTAGCTGTTACCTTTTCAAATACAGGGAATTCAGCTTTGAACCTGGTGCATACAGTTTGCTGAATCTCCTCATTTGTTCCGGGTTCTTGCCACAGGAACTGGTTACAAGGAAATGCTAAAATTTCAAAACCTGAAATAGCACTTTACTGGTTATGTTTATGACCACACGATATGGTTTAATAGAAATTCATCATAGATTGGAACTGCAGAAATAGACGAATTGTCAACCTTGATCTTTGTACTTCTCATACAAAATATTCAGCTCCTTGTAGTTTGAATCTGTTAAACCACTGCAAGGGAAAAAGGATACCACAATATAGGTGAAGACTGGAAAGATTGTCTTCAATAAATTTTTGTGATTCATTCCCTAtttaaagtataaataataGCTACTTTTAAACTTCAACCAAACAACAATACCATTGACCTAAGAAATAGAGGCACTTACCAATTTCAGAGTGGGAACCATACAAATACTATTATTCGCTTATTCAACAGTATAAGGTGCACAGGTGGTTCTCGTTAATTTAAGCTTTTCTTGAGCATGTGGTTATAGACATTATAATATATCATCATCaatcaacatcaacatctaAGACAGTTCAAAACTATGTGAACACTAATCTCAAATTTTCGTTATTGCATTctttgcaaaaataaataattataagttaAGTAAGTTCAAAGAACCTGCTAGCAACTTCTTTAGTCAGGGAAtcccagaaaataatgcagGAGGATCAACGTGtcgtaaattaaaataaaaagaaacctTTTAAGGAATTTTCCATCTACCAAAAACATGCAAAGACATACTAATCAGAATAACAGAAATTCATCCCTAAACGAGTACATCTAGTTTGTGGCAATTGACATCATCATTGTACAATAAAACTTAAATGCACCCAGTAGCACAATATTTGACATAGTATACACTCTCCAGAAGTAACTAGACCTTAGTCACACTTATATAACTCATAAGTCTAATTAGTGAAGCAGTGGAGACACTTCTAAATGAAAACCAAGGAAAAAGCCAAGACAGAAACTAGATTACTTCACTTACCATTTTGATGCAACATTGACAATAAGGAGAACCTTTCCCCTATAATTGCTCAAAGGTACCTCATTTCCCTGTATATCCTGCATTTTCAATCTCGTTAGCAAGCTTAAATACCATGttctaatataaaaaaagaaaacaactttTAGACAGAGTTGCTTAGTTCTCTCATAATTTGTTAATCCTCAACTATTCAAACCTTTTGAATTCCAATAGTTAGTTAAATTTCTGAAAGTTCATAATATAAGTAATACAATCAATTATGCCTAATGATAGAATTATAACTCAGATTATGCTCTGAACTAGTTTAACATAAGTACCGAACTCCAAATAAGTGACTAAAGATCCAAGTTATATAAAGCGGCAAATAACCGGAACTTGAATTACCTGTCCAGAAAAACTGAACTTCACTAAATCCAAATTAAAGTCTACAACAACAGCATACCGGTGTATTCTCACAAGTTGGTCCAGGAAGGATAGAGTATACATGAACCATACCCCTACCTCATGGAGATAGAGAGGGTGTTTCCGAAAGAAGCTCAGCTCAAGTAACAGATTAAATTAGACTCTAGATAAGTGGATCATAAAATTGAGAAATGCAAACAATATTTCAAAGTGAACCCATTAAATTAGACTCTACTAGATAAGTGGatcaaaaaattgagaaatgCAAACAATATTTCAAAGTGAACACAACCAAACTATGGTTCTGCAAGCATGCACAAACTGTCTTAGGGTCTCTCCTCCCCACTATCAACACTATCTTTCCACACACCAAGCACACACACACAAAGAAAGAGTTACCATCTACATAATTTCAAGAAAGAGATAGAATATAACAAGTGGGTACTAGAAAGATGAAACAAAATGACACCAAAATCCAAACTTCAAAAgcaatattcaataaaaattgaatctttctTCAACTTTCAGCAAAAGAAACCAAAACAACAAGTGGGTATTACAGATATGAAACCAAATACCACAAAAATCCAAACTTCAAAAgcaatattcaataaaaattgaatctttcaGCAAAAGAAACCAAAACAACAAGTGGGTATCACAGATACGAAACCAAATAACACCAAAATCCAAAGCTCAAAAGCAATAAGCAATAAAATTGAATCTTTCTACAACTATCAagaaaccaaaaccaaaacttGAAAACTCAAGAACAAGGGAAACCCCAAAAAGTGTATACCTTCACAGTGAAATCATAAATAGATTTTGGTGATCCTTCAGCCATAAGAGAAAAAGATGGGTATCTATAGAACAAGAACAAAGcaagaacaagaaagaaaagagcAGCTAAATTGGTGAAACTCAGCATCTTCTTATTCTATCTAACCTATGCATAtataagtcaaaaaaaaaattaattaaatggggtaatcaaaatcaaacaagaTATTTGGCAATGAAAGCGaaatttattactttaattaggaaaatgtGCTCTTAATTTTGGTAGTTGTTGTTCTTCCATGTGATTTATCAACTGTTGCTGACAAGCAAGgcaaatatgaatattttgagttttgtctattaaaagaacttttatttttttatttttggagtttctttttttgttgaaatttgaattttttacatttttctgccaattgaatatttaaaaactgAACTTACCgtaaaagaaattgtaatttacttaattattttaacttaaataaGTAACAAGCCTTAGAGAATATGAGCAAATaagtttaaaactttaaatCGAAATTATTTAGTGTGAACATTTTAATTATGTGTTTAGATATTTAAACTATAAAAGTATGAGTATTTAAATAAGATATATTGACAAATTTAACGAGCCGTGATATAGTGAATCTTTGGTGGATTACTTTTTAGTTAAACTGAGTCAAGCaataatcttttaattataataatgtttttGTATACtctattcttttaaaatttcacaaattatgctattgttgttgtatttttttttatccaaatttataaatttgcCCCTATTCTCTATTCGAATCAGCTTTTGTAAACTTTAATTCAACGGGATAGACtcttaatcaatttatttacCACATTCTTTGGTGCAATTCACTTTAtaaatctttattatttattatgtagttcttttttcttttataatatttttttctctatatacTTAATCTCTTCATACACatgattcatttatatttttatcatttaaagtAAAATAGGAGTCCCATAACTAATTTATTAGTAAAAATGATATTATGGCCATACATGAATCTCTCCCTTAAATGGACACGTATTGGTTTTTATTTATCACGAGGAATACCTAATCGaagaatttttgtttaaaaggtttgaaaaataaaagtaaaaatgtgTAAATAAGTCTTTAGAAATGGAAACTTCCAATTCTTAGGATTtagaaatcaaatttttaatgcTTTCACTGGAATTTGAGACACATGCACATTTTATTTATCACGAAGACCACCTAACTGACGGATCTTTGTTTAGGAGACTTGAATTCTTTTGGGtttaaaagtcaaaattttaGTGCTCTCATTGAAATTCGAGACACGTGCACGTTTTATTTATCACGAGAAGCACCTAATTGACGGATTTTTGTTTAGGaggtttgaaaaaataaaagtataaacgtGTAAATAAGTCTTTggaaatgaaaatcttgaatcCTTCTTggtttaaaaatcaaaacttcaATGCTTTCATTGGAATTCGAACCAGTGACGTACAACATAATTTGGGGGTACTTGCAATTGCACCATCTGTTTCTCTTTGTTGTTGAAgggattcaaaatatatatacctacagaaatacaaaaaatttaccTTATAGATACCGTGTAATTTTTACCAAGGAGTTCAAATGAATCCCTGGATACCACGTGGATCCGCCCCTGAGTCTATGGATAGTGCACACTAATTGAGGTGGGTCGGATCATTTAAATAAATGTTTGGATAGGTCAAGTTATGGGTAGTAAATtagtaatattataaattaggGATATTAATAAGCATCGTActaaagataaaaacaaaaaaattgactagATTTCGAATTGAGTTTACTTCTATACAGAATTTTTCGATGTAAATTCATATTGTAAAAACAAACATTTATGCAAAGATTATTTGTCAAATGAATCCAATATTAGAggaattaattaagtaaaaagtCTTTTAAGAAAGATACTCTCAATGACCTcgtttaatttgatataaaaaaatcaaaatatttttcttaaaaaaattatgatttaaattaaatcttaatattcatTTGACgataaatttaagaataaaaaataatttgaaattaagttGGATCCAGAAATACCTTTCTAGAATCTCTGTTTTCCTTTCAATAGTAGGTGGGTGACTATTAAATTCCCAATCACGTGCCACTAATTAAGCAACAATTTTTTCACACCTCTCTACTTATGTATATTGATAAAGTAGTTACAAATGTGTTATTTGAATATGaagattatatatttgtttcatttttcgAATGTCTAATGAGGTAGTGATAAAGTATATGTACAGACAACAAAATTAgctaagataaaaaaaaatttaaaagaacaaTCAtagacaaaataaatgaaaacatGGTAGGTACATTAAAAAGCTTAGAATCATGGTAAAATTTCAAGAGGAGAGTCATACATTTAAGTAAAAAGATAGATCTCTGGTTGATCATTACAGAATGAACTAAACTAAAGTCTAAACAGATGCTTCCATCTTTTCGTCTTCAGAATCTTTTTCATCCTCAGAGAAATTTGGAGCTTTAGGAACAAGTCCAAGTAATTTGAACATATTCTGATCAGCATCATAGTCATTATTTGGTGTAGTCAACAACTTCTCACCTGTAAAGATGGAATTGGCACCAGCAAGGAAACAAAGAGCCTGCTCGGGGACAGAAAAACGAACTCTTCCTGCAGAAAGCCTAACCATTGCACCTGGCATTGTTATTCTTGCTGTCGAAATCATCCTAATCATATCCCATATGTCCACTGGCTGGAAGATGAAAAATGAGTTTGAGATTAGCAATGAGATCAGAATAAGTTAAGGTTATTAATCCACTTTTCCCTAGAACTCATTTCAGAGAGCTGTATCCATTGAATCAAGGAAATTTAAGATCTTATCCGTTCAATTAATTTTCAGAAATGCATTGAATTTCGTCAGAGGATGGGATGGGTGTCAATTATTTTGTGGTCTATGAATATCACAGTTTTGTGGAGTTGTTTTAAGCTTTAAGTTGTGATGAACTAGACATTGTGTTTCCAGTCATGATCTGAGGTGGGAGACATCTGCCCCCAGCCATGCGTGCTACTTAACAGAGAAAAGCAATGTTTTATGAAACTACCAATGCTGAAAGGTGAAGCATCAAAGTTCAAACAAAACTATAACTAAATAAGATAAAGTTCCTTAATGTGGTAACTGTTGACACTCTACCAAGGGCTTTTCTACGATGACTCAACGTATTATGTTGGTAGTACAGTATGGTTAGGCTAAGCTGATggacatttttttattactgTTTTGCGGAACTGAGGTGTACAAAGCACAAATCATTATAGAATCAGAAGTTAATGAAAAGCACTGCAACaatatttaaagttttattcCTTAATATATGAGGATTACCTTCTGGTCTTCCAATGGTGTACCTTTTACTGCAATAAGTGCATTAATCGGCACACTCTCAGGGTGAGTTGGAAGAGTTGACAGGGTATGCAACAAACCAATTCTATCCTCTTCAGCCTCACCGAGCCCTATTATTCCACCTGATCGAAGAAAATAAGAGGTTAGCAAGATTTTGATGAGGATTGGCACATCATGAAGATTTTTTACTACACAACCTATGTCAAAACAAACACAACTGACTATTTTTCAATCATTCCCTTAACttccaataataaaataacaattaagaATACCCTACCAACAATTATTAATGATTCGTCTATCTATGAACAGGAAGtcataaagaagaaaaacagtAAGAAGTTCAAATTGAAAGGTCTGAAAGACCTTTTACTAACAATTTAGAAATTAGAACTCATGTCAAAATACTTGAAGTAGGGTTCACTTTCATGTCCTAAAGAAAATCAGTTTTATGTTCTCATCAAGAGGCTTTAAGGCTGCTCAAAAGATCTTAGCTGCCAATGACATTGCACTTATAATCAAATCGTTTCAACTCACTATATGTGGTGGTATACACCCAATAATGTGATACTTCAGTATTTGCATATACATGAACATGCATGCATCAAATATAGAGTCTAGATTGATGGTTCTACATATTGTTAATTTGTTATTCCAATGAGTCACAAGTGTCAATATATAAACACAACATTATTTTATACTTCAACGAATACCTGAACACACATTAATTCCTGCTTCGCGTACATGCTTAAGAGTTTCCAGCCGCTCATCATAAGTTCTAGTGGTTATAATATTAGGATAGTATTCTCTTGAGGTGTCAAGATTGTGATTGTATGCTGTTAGACCAGCTTTCTTGAGCTCTAAAGCTTGCTGCTTCTCAAGCATTCCCAAGGTGCAGCAAACCTCCATTCCCATGTCCCTTCATATTGAGAATAATTTGCACAACATTAAATAATTGGGCAGAACAAAATCAATGGATGCCTCAGTTGTTGTCATGTCATAGTGAAACATTTTCAACTTGTTTGTGCATTACATGTAAACATGATGGCAATTGATAGTCTATagtttttctgttattttttgtttaacttCAATAAACAATATTTGGGTATGCGTTATTGCCACAACCCACAAACAAGGACTAAGAAGAAAATGTGGTGTTTTTGATTAGAAGTTGCACAATCACAGAACTACTCATGAAAGTTTCTTGCGAGGAAGAAAGCTTTTAGAATGGGTAACAGATGGTCTAATGTTTAACCAATTAATTAGTAAACCTAATCCTGCTTGCTTCTGTAGTCATTCTACGAAGCAGAAGAAATGCTTCTCAATTTCAGAGATCATCGTAACTCCAGTTTCCTCACTCTTTAAACTTCAAAGCTACAAGGAAATAACAAAATAGACAACAAGGCCCTGCAATACTGTCCTCAGCATCTAACCAGCCTACAGTTGTCTGATACTTGATATATTCGAATTAGTTTAAACTAACAAAATATCAAGAGGCCTATTGTTTCTAGATTCTTGTCTCTTTTATGAGTTAACTCATATGTTTCTCAAATTAGTGTTCACCTCATGATTGAAGGTAAATAGAGAGAGTTGTTTCTTTTCCTATATAACTTTTGACTCCTAATGCTTAGTCATTAAGTCTTTTGACCATTACTAGGTAAATCAAATTGTGGCAAGGTACTAGCTCCGCTTATTTGTCAAACAGAAACTGAAGGAGATTTCAGAATGCCAGAAACATCTCACAGTTTGAAAATAAGGATGGTATCTGCGAATGGTTGGTATCAGTAGATATTGAAGTTCATGAAACAGGTGTCTTTTACAAGAAAATTTAGCACCATATCCTTCTGTCCTAAACGTAAATCTGTTAGATATTGCCTCCCACAGCTTAGACATTTTAAGATGAACCATGGTAATCTTTACCCAACCCCCACAATAAAAGGCAGAAACAGGCATTTTCCTTTGCCCAACACATTCTAGTGGTTCATAACACCATATACAGCAATCGATTGGCTTTAAAAATTCTATACTGCTTGTATACATGAGGTTCCCATaaccaataaaataaacataatcagaaaaagaaaacaaaaagatcAGAAGAGATCATCCAAGGCACTggaatgaaaaatataactatAGCTCATTACCTTATTTCCTTCACATACTCGACGATCTGGTTCATATTGGTTTTCCTTCCTATTGTATCCCTCCATGCAGCACCCATACAAAAACGAGTGCTACCTCCCTCTTTTGCCTGTCAATGCATAAAGTAGCTAAAAGTGCATTACAAACAAGATTGAACCTCATTGTATGTTATGTATAATAGTCAAATGAAATCTAATTAACTGGGATAATTCACCGTTACAGCATTTATCTGTCATGTTTATACATCTACAGGTTGGCCTAGATCACATTACATCCTTGGCCACCATGGTAAAAGGGGAAGAATCCAGGTAACTCTAAGGTCTTGAGAACACATAACTCACTTGGGATGTGTAGCATTTGATTAAACGGAACCTATTGGGAAGAACTCATGTCACCCTAGTTTCAGTCAAGGGTTAAAGAATATCTACTTTGCTTAGGTGAAATATTTCACAAAATCAGACAAGAGAAACAGAAAGAGAGCACCTTTCTTGCTGCTTCCAAGACTGCATCCTTATTCATAAGTTTCTGTGCTTTCAGTCCTGTGTTGTACCTAGACGATTGAGGACAATACGAACAATCTTCACTGCATCCCCCTGTCTTAATAGACAGCAAAGTGCACTGCTGTACTTCTCTAAAGTTATGAGAATGTCTATGTACTTGAGCctgtaaaataatattttttttcatgaaaatgaaaaagtatCATAACCAGAAATTAGAGAGCCTCACTAAACTAACAGAAAACAATTAAGGTGCAAGCTCCAAAGTA
Proteins encoded in this region:
- the LOC101248208 gene encoding uncharacterized protein, coding for METFSHLSSRSRSCESFFNDGVEQIPGEVVGEEEEEEEQMEEITNTPQSGWFRNVEEPWLNSRSQKKKKNQVFLEGYVENSDEDELGRTKSLTDDDLEELKGCLDLGFGFSYDEIPELCNTLPALELCYSMSQKYLDEQQKCSDAMSDTGSSGSGHVANWKISSPGDDPEDVKARLKYWAQAVACTVKLCN
- the LOC544261 gene encoding phospholipid hydroperoxide glutathione peroxidase — protein: MLSFTNLAALFFLVLALFLFYRYPSFSLMAEGSPKSIYDFTVKDIQGNEVPLSNYRGKVLLIVNVASKCGLTDSNYKELNILYEKYKDQGFEILAFPCNQFLWQEPGTNEEIQQTVCTRFKAEFPVFEKIDVNGDNAAPLYKFLKSEKGGFLGSAVKWNFTKFLVDKEGKVVERYAPKTPPLQFEKDIKNLLGVA
- the LOC101247927 gene encoding biotin synthase, mitochondrial, whose amino-acid sequence is MMWVRSIRRPLSSLVLLQSRAPNYSSLSASAAAVEAERCIKEGPRNNWTRDEIKSIYDSPLLDLLFHGAQVHRHSHNFREVQQCTLLSIKTGGCSEDCSYCPQSSRYNTGLKAQKLMNKDAVLEAARKAKEGGSTRFCMGAAWRDTIGRKTNMNQIVEYVKEIRDMGMEVCCTLGMLEKQQALELKKAGLTAYNHNLDTSREYYPNIITTRTYDERLETLKHVREAGINVCSGGIIGLGEAEEDRIGLLHTLSTLPTHPESVPINALIAVKGTPLEDQKPVDIWDMIRMISTARITMPGAMVRLSAGRVRFSVPEQALCFLAGANSIFTGEKLLTTPNNDYDADQNMFKLLGLVPKAPNFSEDEKDSEDEKMEASV